From the genome of Pelomonas sp. SE-A7, one region includes:
- a CDS encoding class I SAM-dependent methyltransferase, translating into MDKALTPELDRQLADTRAAFDSVAADYDGPRGNNGAIQDMRTEMWRWLDRCFTGPSRLIDIGCGTGLDAVRMAGQGHSVWATDWSPAMVERTAGRAQDQGLAERVRALLLGAQELARLEGDGQFDGAYSNLGPLNCVPDLDELARQCARLLRPDGQLAFTVIGRYCPWEIGHYALQRRWSRIAVRFTRDTVAVGMNKHRIWTRYYTPDEFYRAFAPHFELVHRRGLCLFVPPPYLDGLRQRHPRWHEWLWRLDRRLAGWPGLRAMGDHFLIVMKRRGPP; encoded by the coding sequence ATGGACAAGGCCCTGACTCCTGAACTGGACCGGCAACTGGCCGATACCCGCGCCGCCTTCGACAGCGTGGCCGCCGACTACGACGGCCCGCGCGGCAACAACGGCGCGATCCAGGACATGCGCACCGAGATGTGGCGCTGGCTGGACCGCTGCTTCACTGGCCCGTCGCGCCTGATCGACATAGGCTGCGGCACCGGCCTGGATGCGGTGCGCATGGCCGGGCAGGGTCACAGCGTCTGGGCCACGGACTGGTCGCCCGCCATGGTCGAACGCACCGCCGGCCGGGCGCAGGACCAAGGTCTGGCTGAGCGAGTGCGCGCCCTGCTGCTGGGTGCGCAGGAGCTGGCGCGGCTGGAGGGCGACGGCCAGTTCGACGGCGCCTATTCCAACCTCGGACCGCTGAACTGCGTGCCCGATCTCGACGAGCTGGCCCGGCAATGTGCCCGCCTGCTCAGGCCCGATGGCCAGCTGGCGTTCACCGTGATCGGGCGCTACTGCCCCTGGGAGATCGGCCACTACGCGCTGCAGCGGCGCTGGTCGCGCATCGCCGTGCGCTTCACCCGCGACACCGTGGCCGTGGGCATGAACAAGCACCGCATCTGGACCCGCTACTACACGCCCGACGAGTTCTACCGTGCCTTCGCGCCGCATTTCGAGCTGGTGCACCGCCGCGGGCTCTGCTTGTTCGTGCCGCCGCCTTACCTCGACGGCCTGCGCCAGCGTCATCCGCGCTGGCATGAATGGCTGTGGCGCCTGGACAGGCGCCTGGCCGGCTGGCCGGGGCTGCGAGCGATGGGCGATCATTTCCTGATCGTGATGAAGCGCCGCGGCCCGCCCTGA
- a CDS encoding glycosyltransferase family 4 protein: MLKVVQISFHADPAERAAEDLLNAWPTVVELAESAAAAGASVQVLQASRRPDQLRRGGIDYRFLPMAKRRDRLALLQLLQDDPPDLLHLQGLGFPAQASWLATELPGRPLLLQDRADQPARRWWRHLQSRRALASARGLLFCSREQAVPWQRQGLLKPPTRIYELPGSSSRFGVSDRLQARGATGLVGDPALLWVAHLDANKDPLTVLDGLALASEQLPGLKLWCCFDRAPLLEQVQARIAGDSRLAGRVQLLGRLPHAEIERWMNAADFLVQGSQRESTGYSVIEALACGLPLLVTDIPAFRALAGPEPVGRLWRAGDPYALHAALLALAGRPPSALRQAARQRFESELSPQALGRRLVSIYEDLLLP, translated from the coding sequence ATGCTCAAGGTGGTGCAGATCAGCTTCCATGCCGACCCGGCCGAGCGGGCGGCCGAAGACTTGCTGAACGCCTGGCCCACCGTTGTCGAGCTGGCCGAATCGGCGGCCGCGGCCGGCGCTTCGGTCCAGGTGCTGCAAGCGAGTCGGCGGCCGGACCAGCTGCGACGCGGCGGCATCGACTACCGCTTCCTGCCCATGGCCAAGCGCCGCGACCGGCTGGCGCTCTTGCAGCTGCTGCAGGATGACCCGCCCGATCTGCTGCATCTGCAGGGCCTGGGTTTTCCGGCCCAGGCGAGCTGGCTGGCCACCGAGCTGCCTGGACGGCCGCTGCTGCTGCAGGACCGCGCCGACCAGCCGGCGCGGCGCTGGTGGCGGCATCTGCAGTCGCGGCGCGCCCTGGCGTCGGCTCGCGGCCTGCTGTTCTGCTCGCGCGAGCAGGCCGTGCCCTGGCAGCGCCAAGGCTTGCTGAAGCCGCCCACCCGCATCTACGAATTGCCCGGCTCCAGCAGCCGTTTCGGCGTGAGCGACCGGCTTCAGGCCCGCGGCGCCACCGGCCTGGTCGGTGATCCGGCTTTGCTGTGGGTCGCCCACCTGGACGCCAACAAGGACCCGCTGACCGTGCTCGACGGCCTGGCCCTTGCCAGCGAGCAACTGCCCGGCCTGAAGCTGTGGTGCTGCTTCGACCGCGCACCGCTGCTGGAGCAGGTGCAGGCCCGCATCGCCGGCGACAGCCGCTTGGCCGGCCGAGTGCAGCTGCTCGGCCGCCTGCCGCATGCCGAGATCGAGCGCTGGATGAACGCCGCCGACTTCCTGGTGCAAGGCAGCCAGCGCGAAAGCACCGGCTACAGCGTGATCGAGGCCCTGGCCTGCGGCCTGCCGCTGCTGGTGACCGACATCCCCGCCTTCCGCGCCCTGGCCGGCCCCGAGCCGGTTGGCCGCCTGTGGCGAGCCGGCGATCCCTATGCCTTGCATGCCGCCCTGCTGGCCCTGGCCGGCCGCCCGCCGTCGGCGCTTCGCCAGGCGGCGCGGCAGCGCTTCGAGAGCGAGCTGTCGCCCCAGGCCCTGGGGCGCCGCCTGGTCTCGATCTACGAGGACCTGCTCCTGCCATGA
- a CDS encoding class I SAM-dependent methyltransferase produces the protein MNEAYALANLPAYDRWAESYPPLAHNALMQAEQAAMLELLPSPRGLIALDLACGTGRYVRLLRQRGAAWVVGSDLSSGMLDHAGGFARLRADMMKLPFRAASFELVTAGLAVGHAPDLGAWLAGLARVMKPGAILVYSDFHPEAAQAGMTRTFVDSDQVLHVLKHRIHELHQHQAAADSVGFEMEALVEVRPGEGHGRVFDAWPQVAARWPGVALVLAIRLRKRGLS, from the coding sequence ATGAACGAGGCCTACGCGCTGGCCAATCTGCCGGCCTATGACCGCTGGGCCGAGAGCTATCCGCCGCTGGCCCACAACGCGCTGATGCAGGCCGAGCAGGCGGCGATGCTGGAACTGCTGCCCTCGCCGCGCGGTCTGATCGCGCTGGACCTGGCCTGTGGCACCGGCCGCTATGTGCGGCTGCTTCGGCAGCGCGGCGCGGCCTGGGTCGTGGGCAGCGACCTGTCCAGCGGCATGCTGGACCATGCCGGCGGCTTTGCACGGCTGCGCGCCGACATGATGAAGTTGCCGTTCCGCGCTGCCAGCTTCGAGCTGGTGACCGCCGGCCTGGCGGTCGGTCATGCGCCCGATCTCGGCGCCTGGCTCGCCGGCCTGGCCCGGGTGATGAAGCCCGGCGCCATCCTGGTCTATTCCGATTTCCATCCCGAAGCCGCCCAGGCCGGCATGACGCGCACCTTCGTCGACAGCGACCAGGTGCTGCACGTGCTGAAGCACCGCATCCACGAGCTGCACCAGCATCAAGCGGCTGCGGACAGCGTGGGCTTTGAAATGGAAGCGCTCGTCGAGGTCAGGCCCGGCGAGGGCCATGGCAGGGTCTTCGATGCCTGGCCGCAAGTCGCCGCGCGCTGGCCCGGTGTCGCCCTGGTGCTGGCCATCCGCCTGCGCAAACGGGGCCTGTCATGA
- a CDS encoding glycosyltransferase, whose amino-acid sequence MKIALVVPGGVDSSAERRVVPALLALIRRLAQRHELHVFALRQQATPAGWPLLGAQVHNIGTGRLALLRCLLAIRAEHRRGRFDLVHSIWSGSCGLRAVLAARWLGLPALIHLAGGELTALPDIAYGGALRPLGRWRERRVLRAADGLSAASAPMLQQLSALGLTAERIPLGVDREHWPSQAPRRRSHGQPLRLIHVASLNPVKDQTLLLQSVAELQASGLAFRLDIVGEDRLEGRIQQLGRQLGLADHLHFHGFMTQSQLHPLLAAADLLLVSSRHEAGPLVLLEAGLVGVPGVGTAVGHLREWAPGAALAVEVGDARALAAAVLRLAGDEDLRLRLANEALCRARREDADWTAAAFERLYGQVLEAHRS is encoded by the coding sequence ATGAAGATCGCGCTGGTGGTGCCGGGCGGGGTCGACAGCTCGGCCGAACGGCGGGTCGTGCCCGCCTTGCTGGCCTTGATACGCAGGCTGGCCCAGCGGCATGAGCTGCATGTGTTCGCGCTGCGCCAGCAAGCCACGCCAGCCGGCTGGCCGCTGCTGGGCGCCCAGGTTCACAACATTGGCACTGGCCGGCTGGCCCTGCTGCGCTGCCTGCTCGCGATCCGCGCTGAACACCGACGCGGCCGCTTTGACCTGGTCCATTCGATCTGGTCGGGCAGCTGCGGGCTGCGTGCGGTGCTGGCTGCTCGCTGGCTGGGCCTGCCGGCGCTGATCCATCTGGCCGGCGGCGAACTGACGGCCCTGCCCGACATCGCCTACGGTGGCGCGCTTCGCCCCCTCGGTCGCTGGCGGGAACGCCGGGTGCTGCGGGCCGCAGACGGCCTCAGCGCCGCCAGTGCGCCCATGCTTCAGCAGCTGAGTGCACTGGGGCTCACGGCGGAGCGAATTCCCTTGGGCGTTGACAGAGAGCACTGGCCTTCTCAGGCTCCGCGCCGCCGATCGCATGGCCAGCCGCTGCGCCTGATCCATGTCGCCAGCCTGAATCCGGTGAAGGACCAGACCCTGCTTCTGCAGTCGGTTGCGGAGCTGCAGGCCAGCGGCCTGGCGTTCCGGCTGGACATCGTCGGCGAGGACCGGCTCGAAGGTCGCATCCAGCAACTGGGGCGACAGCTCGGCCTGGCCGACCATCTTCATTTCCACGGCTTCATGACCCAGTCGCAATTGCATCCGCTGCTGGCCGCGGCCGACCTGCTGCTGGTCAGCTCGCGTCACGAGGCCGGCCCTCTGGTGTTGCTGGAGGCCGGCCTGGTCGGTGTGCCCGGCGTCGGCACGGCCGTGGGCCATCTGCGCGAATGGGCGCCCGGCGCCGCGCTGGCGGTCGAGGTCGGCGATGCTCGAGCCCTGGCCGCCGCCGTGCTGCGCCTTGCCGGTGACGAGGACCTGAGGCTGCGCCTGGCGAATGAAGCGCTGTGCCGGGCGCGCCGCGAGGATGCGGACTGGACGGCCGCGGCCTTCGAACGTCTCTACGGTCAGGTGCTGGAGGCTCATCGTTCATGA
- a CDS encoding amidohydrolase family protein — protein sequence MSLLFVNGGAPGQARLRVLGGLIVDAAGPGAHGETVIDLQGDRLLPGLINAHEHLQLNALPRLSYRQRYERVGDWIADIDARRSQDPLLRANQAIPRAQRLLIGGLKNLLSGATTVVHHDPLYPSLLEPGFPVEVLRSYGWSHSLELDGAEHVRRSFQATPPEQPWIIHAAEGLDSGDEFEQLDRLGCIAANTVLVHGLALSADQQQRLMQRGACLVWCPGSNLHLFQRTPEVRPLLERGCLLLGSDSRISGGRDLLAELPLARELAGLSEAGLEALLTSQAAARLRLNDRGRLLPGLRADLLVLPRGLKLSEAQRADLRLVMVGGRMLCADPAFASAGGPGLLPVQVDGRPKSLERSLVEALQGAAISEPGLVLEPRPAEALA from the coding sequence ATGAGCCTGCTCTTCGTCAACGGCGGTGCGCCGGGACAGGCCCGGCTGCGCGTGCTCGGCGGGCTCATCGTCGATGCCGCCGGCCCTGGAGCCCACGGCGAGACCGTCATCGACCTGCAGGGTGACCGCCTGCTGCCCGGGCTGATCAATGCCCATGAGCATCTGCAGCTCAATGCCCTGCCCCGCCTCAGCTACCGGCAGCGGTACGAGCGGGTGGGCGACTGGATAGCCGACATCGATGCACGCCGCAGCCAGGATCCATTGCTGCGGGCCAACCAGGCGATCCCGCGCGCGCAGCGCCTGCTGATCGGCGGCCTCAAGAACCTGCTCAGCGGCGCCACCACGGTGGTCCATCACGATCCGCTCTACCCGTCGCTGCTGGAACCAGGCTTTCCGGTCGAGGTGCTGCGGTCCTATGGCTGGTCGCATTCGCTGGAACTGGACGGTGCCGAGCACGTGCGGCGCTCCTTCCAGGCCACGCCGCCCGAGCAGCCCTGGATCATCCACGCCGCCGAAGGCCTGGACAGCGGCGACGAGTTCGAGCAGCTCGACCGCCTGGGCTGCATCGCCGCCAACACCGTGCTGGTCCATGGCCTGGCCCTGAGCGCCGATCAGCAGCAGCGGCTGATGCAGCGCGGCGCCTGCCTGGTCTGGTGCCCGGGCTCCAACCTGCACTTGTTCCAGCGCACGCCGGAAGTCCGCCCGCTGCTGGAGCGAGGCTGCCTGCTGCTGGGCAGCGATTCACGCATCAGCGGCGGCCGCGACCTGCTGGCCGAACTGCCGCTGGCGCGCGAACTGGCCGGGCTGAGCGAGGCCGGACTCGAAGCACTCTTGACCTCGCAGGCGGCCGCACGTCTGCGCCTGAACGACCGCGGCCGGCTGCTGCCGGGCTTGCGCGCCGATCTGCTCGTGCTGCCCCGCGGCCTGAAGCTCAGTGAGGCGCAGCGTGCGGACCTGCGGCTGGTGATGGTCGGCGGCCGCATGCTTTGCGCTGACCCGGCCTTCGCGAGCGCAGGCGGACCCGGCCTGCTGCCGGTGCAAGTCGACGGCCGACCCAAATCGCTGGAGCGCTCGCTGGTCGAGGCACTGCAAGGCGCAGCCATCAGCGAACCCGGCCTGGTGCTGGAACCCAGGCCGGCGGAGGCCCTGGCATGA
- a CDS encoding oligosaccharide flippase family protein, which translates to MKPTTPEAWRQAFLINLASSSLAQVSAFVLSLLLARLLTPAELGVYALAALLAGFAHLLRDFGISTYLQRQSSLDREQLASCFGFLLVTGFSSAALLALAGDPLARYYAMPELADTLQVLALGFLLLPFSTLVAALQQRELAASRIALVARLGGTAHALTALVLAWQGWGPLSLAWASVAAIVVCSLAHLRLKPADFDWRPSTRHWQPLLHFGSGSMLGSLANQLNQALPGLLLGRLGGPTQLGLYARASTLAQLFTALAGPAMSFGALPKLAEQHHTQRPLAPLLLQATALLTGVAWPVLALAAVFGEDLLGLLYGPAWLGAAPAIPALALAAALALPFHYLGTALSATGRPGLAVWPPVFSLLLRLALLYWLVVADAASMAWLLMFAGLLGLPLLAWLQQRWLGISWRSLARALQASLLVLLSCLATACLLLQVLSGLASTVRLMLALPVLLAVWLLSLQLSGHPLAAQFQGGPRRFITIRK; encoded by the coding sequence ATGAAGCCAACGACGCCCGAGGCCTGGCGCCAGGCCTTTCTGATCAACCTGGCCTCGAGCAGCCTGGCCCAGGTTTCGGCCTTCGTGCTGTCCCTGCTGCTGGCACGCCTGCTGACGCCGGCGGAACTTGGGGTCTACGCGCTCGCCGCTCTGCTGGCCGGCTTCGCTCATTTGCTGCGTGATTTCGGCATCTCCACCTACTTGCAGCGTCAGTCATCACTGGATCGCGAGCAGCTGGCCTCCTGCTTCGGTTTTCTGCTGGTAACCGGCTTCTCGTCGGCCGCCCTGCTGGCTCTGGCCGGCGATCCGCTGGCGCGCTACTACGCCATGCCCGAGTTGGCCGACACCTTGCAGGTGCTGGCACTGGGATTCCTGCTGCTGCCGTTCAGCACCCTGGTCGCGGCCCTGCAGCAGCGCGAGCTCGCCGCATCTCGCATCGCCCTGGTCGCCCGCCTCGGCGGCACAGCCCATGCGCTGACCGCCTTGGTGCTGGCCTGGCAGGGCTGGGGGCCGCTCAGCCTGGCCTGGGCTTCGGTGGCGGCCATCGTCGTGTGCAGCCTCGCCCATCTGCGGCTCAAGCCGGCCGACTTCGATTGGCGACCGTCAACCCGGCACTGGCAGCCCCTGCTGCATTTCGGCAGCGGCAGCATGCTGGGCAGTCTGGCCAATCAGCTGAACCAGGCCCTGCCCGGCCTGCTGCTGGGCCGCCTGGGCGGACCGACCCAGCTCGGCCTCTATGCCAGGGCCTCGACCCTGGCCCAGCTGTTCACCGCGCTGGCCGGTCCGGCAATGAGCTTCGGCGCCTTGCCCAAGCTGGCCGAGCAGCACCATACCCAACGTCCGCTGGCACCGCTGCTGCTGCAGGCCACGGCCTTGCTGACCGGCGTGGCCTGGCCGGTGCTGGCCTTGGCCGCGGTCTTCGGCGAGGACCTGCTGGGCCTGCTCTACGGCCCGGCCTGGCTGGGCGCGGCGCCGGCCATCCCCGCCCTGGCCCTGGCCGCCGCCCTGGCCCTGCCCTTCCACTACCTGGGCACGGCCCTGAGCGCCACCGGTCGCCCCGGCCTGGCGGTCTGGCCACCGGTTTTCAGCCTGCTGCTGCGCCTGGCGCTGCTGTACTGGCTCGTGGTCGCCGATGCGGCCTCGATGGCCTGGCTGCTGATGTTCGCCGGCCTGCTAGGCCTGCCGCTGCTGGCCTGGCTGCAGCAGCGCTGGCTGGGCATCTCATGGCGGTCGCTGGCCCGGGCGCTGCAGGCCAGCCTGCTGGTTCTGCTGAGCTGCCTGGCAACAGCCTGTTTGCTGCTGCAGGTCCTGTCCGGCCTGGCTTCGACGGTCCGGCTGATGCTGGCCCTGCCTGTCTTGCTGGCCGTCTGGCTGCTGAGCCTGCAGCTGAGCGGCCATCCGCTGGCCGCCCAGTTTCAGGGCGGGCCGCGGCGCTTCATCACGATCAGGAAATGA
- a CDS encoding radical SAM protein translates to MKTRKPLLLINPRITSKPRFPLAVMQLATALRADRPVQILDGNVHADFAERATALLASGDFAAVGLSVMGGPQLVSALAASRAIRQALPGLPIVWGGYFPTICPDAALNGDSPVSQVVRGPGEATLAELLRALDDGAAAEALAAIDGLSWRHAGQLVHNRERAFSAQSLQQPLDYHGVDQPQQYLRPTYLGRRTTGYQAALGCRYRCTFCGVAAMFRGKTALPGAERLDRDLGYLKAEFGADSVQFYDHNFFDRESAMLPLLEVLAHHALPWWCYARADALAQLSEAAWALVRRSRLRMAYIGAETPNPQLLREMRKGTQVDQTLAAVEQCRRHGVIPELSFMLAPPHDPEGETERCFDFIRRIKRLHPAAEIMLHINTPLPTAPGPGRAPLAATPLRDLQGQPVRFPDHVEGWAEPAWVAYWCHRNAPWVSERLLERIRGFTTVLGCRFPTVTDIRAPSWQRRTLSASAAWRYRFGRYERPWELQLLQRMVRLWDPQLSSL, encoded by the coding sequence ATGAAGACCCGCAAGCCGCTGCTGCTGATCAATCCGCGCATCACTTCCAAGCCGCGCTTCCCGCTGGCGGTGATGCAGCTGGCCACGGCCCTGCGGGCGGACCGCCCGGTGCAGATCCTCGACGGCAACGTCCATGCCGATTTCGCGGAACGCGCGACGGCCCTGCTGGCCAGCGGCGACTTCGCGGCCGTGGGCCTCAGCGTCATGGGCGGGCCCCAGCTGGTCAGCGCCCTGGCCGCTTCGCGGGCGATCCGGCAAGCGCTGCCCGGCCTGCCCATCGTCTGGGGCGGCTACTTTCCGACGATCTGCCCGGACGCGGCATTGAATGGCGACAGCCCGGTCAGCCAGGTGGTCCGCGGCCCTGGCGAGGCCACGCTGGCGGAACTGCTGCGGGCGCTGGACGACGGCGCTGCGGCCGAGGCGCTGGCAGCCATCGATGGCCTGTCCTGGCGGCACGCGGGCCAGCTGGTGCACAACCGCGAGCGCGCGTTCTCGGCCCAGTCGCTGCAGCAGCCGCTGGACTACCACGGTGTTGACCAGCCCCAGCAGTACCTCAGGCCCACCTACCTCGGCCGGCGCACCACCGGCTACCAGGCGGCACTGGGCTGCCGCTACCGCTGCACTTTCTGCGGCGTGGCCGCCATGTTCCGGGGCAAGACCGCCCTGCCCGGCGCCGAGCGCCTGGACCGCGACCTCGGCTATCTGAAAGCCGAGTTCGGCGCCGACTCGGTGCAGTTCTACGACCACAACTTCTTCGACCGCGAAAGCGCGATGCTGCCCCTGCTCGAGGTGCTGGCCCACCATGCCCTGCCATGGTGGTGCTATGCCCGCGCCGATGCGCTGGCCCAGCTGTCCGAAGCGGCCTGGGCCCTGGTCCGGCGCAGCCGCTTGCGCATGGCCTACATAGGCGCCGAAACGCCCAATCCGCAGCTGCTGCGCGAGATGCGCAAGGGCACCCAGGTGGACCAGACACTGGCCGCCGTGGAGCAATGCCGCCGACACGGCGTCATCCCCGAGCTGTCCTTCATGCTGGCGCCTCCGCATGACCCCGAGGGCGAAACCGAGCGCTGCTTTGACTTCATTCGCCGCATCAAGCGACTGCATCCGGCCGCCGAAATCATGCTGCACATCAACACGCCGCTGCCGACGGCACCAGGCCCCGGCCGCGCGCCCTTGGCGGCGACGCCCTTACGCGACCTGCAGGGCCAGCCGGTGCGCTTTCCGGACCATGTCGAAGGCTGGGCCGAACCGGCCTGGGTGGCCTACTGGTGCCACCGCAATGCGCCCTGGGTCAGCGAACGGCTGCTGGAGCGGATCCGCGGTTTCACCACCGTGCTCGGCTGCCGCTTCCCCACGGTCACCGACATCCGCGCGCCCTCCTGGCAGCGCCGCACCCTCAGCGCCAGCGCGGCCTGGCGCTATCGCTTCGGACGCTACGAACGGCCCTGGGAACTGCAGCTGCTGCAGCGCATGGTCAGGCTGTGGGATCCGCAGCTGTCCAGCCTTTGA
- a CDS encoding radical SAM protein yields MASSDVLASQARLRALPLVTLYLTERCNSRCTSCDYWRHGRDQLSLASVQALLPQFQRLGTRAVLVSGGEPLLHPQWAEIATLLKSEGLQLWLLTAGLALAKHAAAVSSLFDKLTVSMDGADAETYAAIRGVDAFDVVCQGLRAAAQFGRPALLRCTVQQRNFRQLPELVALAHACGASGISFLAADLGNPQAFGRIALTQQPAGLALRIEEVEALERLIDRMETALEHDFRSGFIAESPAKLRRIAAHYRALLGQGEYPPVRCNAPEFSAVLEAGGRLRPCFFIAGPAGQTDATLEQSLNSPAMRELRESIRCGQRPECRRCVCSMWRDPAELARQLEMSA; encoded by the coding sequence ATGGCTTCTTCTGACGTCCTCGCGTCGCAAGCGCGGCTGCGGGCCCTGCCCTTGGTCACGCTCTACCTGACCGAGCGCTGCAATTCGCGCTGCACCAGCTGCGACTACTGGCGCCACGGCCGCGACCAGCTGAGCCTGGCCTCTGTACAGGCACTGCTGCCGCAATTCCAGCGGCTGGGCACGCGGGCCGTGCTGGTCTCGGGGGGTGAACCGCTGCTGCATCCGCAATGGGCCGAGATCGCCACCCTGCTCAAGTCGGAAGGCCTGCAGCTGTGGCTGCTCACGGCGGGCCTGGCCCTGGCCAAGCATGCTGCGGCGGTGAGCTCACTGTTCGACAAGCTGACCGTGTCCATGGACGGTGCCGATGCCGAGACCTATGCCGCGATCCGCGGCGTCGATGCCTTCGACGTGGTCTGCCAGGGACTGCGCGCCGCCGCGCAATTCGGTCGGCCGGCCCTGCTGCGCTGCACGGTGCAGCAGCGCAATTTCAGGCAGCTGCCCGAGCTGGTGGCCCTGGCGCATGCATGCGGTGCCAGCGGCATTTCCTTTCTCGCCGCCGACCTGGGCAACCCCCAGGCCTTCGGCCGCATCGCCCTGACGCAGCAGCCCGCGGGCCTGGCCCTGCGGATCGAGGAAGTCGAGGCGCTGGAGCGGCTGATAGACCGGATGGAAACGGCGCTGGAGCACGACTTCCGCAGCGGCTTCATCGCCGAGAGTCCGGCCAAGCTGCGCCGCATCGCCGCTCACTACCGGGCGCTGCTGGGCCAGGGCGAATACCCGCCGGTGCGCTGCAATGCGCCGGAGTTCTCGGCCGTGCTCGAGGCCGGCGGCCGGCTGCGGCCCTGCTTCTTCATCGCCGGCCCGGCCGGCCAGACGGACGCGACGCTGGAGCAGTCGCTCAACAGCCCGGCCATGCGCGAGCTGCGCGAGTCCATTCGCTGCGGCCAGCGGCCCGAATGCAGGCGCTGTGTCTGCTCGATGTGGCGCGATCCGGCGGAGCTCGCGCGGCAGCTGGAGATGTCGGCATGA